The window ATCGGTGATGGTATTGCCATTCCACATGCAAAATCAGCTGCGGTGAAGGTGCCAGGGATCGCGTTCGGACGATCTTTGCCAGGTATCGACTATGCTTCATTGGACGGTCAGCCGGCTCATTTGTTTTTCATGATTGCGGCTAGCGAGGGGGCAAACAACGACCATCTCGAAGCACTTTCGAGACTTGCAACGTTTTTAATGGATGCTAATTTTAGGGAGAAAGTTCTAAAAGCAACTTCAAAATCGGAAATTTTACAAGCGGTAAACGACAAGGAAGCCGAACTGGACGGACCTGAAGAGGTAGATGAGGCATTCCGTGTATCAGCATCGAAAATACTCGCTGTTACTGCTTGTCCGACAGGGATTGCGCATACGTACATGGCAGCGCAAAAACTGAACGAGAAAGCGAAAGAGATGGGCATTTCGCTTAAGGTGGAAACGAATGGCTCGTCTGGCGTGAAAAACCGTTTAACAGACGCCGAGATTGAGGGAGCCGATGCCATTATCGTTGCAGCGGATACGAAAGTTGAAATGGCCCGTTTTAACGGCAAACCGGTTATCCAGACGAAAGTGGGCAAGGCGATTTATGAAACTGAAGAATTATTGACTCGCGCAGTCAGGGCAGATGCGCCGATTTACAAACATGATAAGTCAAAAGATACTGCCGAAACATCAGAAACTAAGAATGGCTTTTATAAGCATTTAATGAACGGCGTTTCCAATATGCTACCGTTTGTAGTTGGCGGGGGAATTTTGATTGCGCTATCATTCTTCTGGGGGATTAACTCAAGCGATCCGAATAGTGCAGACTATAATGCGTTCGCAGCAATGTTGAATACAATCGGCGGTGGAAATGCGTTCTTCCTCATGGTTCCGGTGTTGGCAGGTTTCATCGCGTCGAGTATTGCGGAACGGCCCGGATTTGCACCAGGTATGGTTGGAGGGTTAATAGCGATTACGGTTACAGGCGTGGACGGTGTTAGTGGTGGATCCGGCTTCCTTGGCGGTATCATTGCCGGTTTCCTAGCTGGTTATGTAACAGTTCTCGTCAAAAAAGCATTCGCGGTACTACCTGATGCACTTGAAGGATTGAAGCCGGTGTTGTTCTATCCCGTATTCAGCATAGCAATCACGGGTCTTATCATGATGCTAATCAATCCTCCTTTGACTAAACTATATACGGGTATGTCCGCATTCTTGGAAGGCCTTGGTGGAACAAACCAAGTGCTTGTCGGAATTTTATTAGGCGCAATGATGGCAATTGATATGGGCGGTCCGATAAATAAAGCTGCCTATACGTTTGGTATTGCAATGCTCGATGCACAAAACTTTGAATTTATAGCAACAGTCATGGCAGCTGGAATGGTGCCACCGCTTGGCATGGCAATTGCAACGACTTTGTTCAAAAAACGTTTTACAAAACAAGAGCGCGAAGCAGGGAAAACGGCTTACGTTCTTGGTGCTTGCTTTATAACGGAAGGAGTCATCCCATTTGCGGCTGCAGACCCGGCACGCGTCATTCCAGCATCCGTAGTCGGAGCTGCATTGACCGGTGGGCTTACAATGCTATTTGATATTGGTTTACGTGCACCACATGGCGGTGTCTTCGTTATGGGACTTGTGGAAGGCGGCGTTGGTAAGGTGTTGCTGTATGCATTAGCAATAATCGCTGGCGCAGTGGTTACAGGTTTACTCGCGGGAATATTGAAGAAAAACAAAATGCAAGCGATTTAAAATAAAGAGAGCTGTCCAGAATGTCATTCACACATGGCTGTTGGAAGAGCTCTCTTTTTCAAAAAAATGGTACGAAAGTATTAGACTTTTATTCTGGAACAGTGCCTAGACTCCAGGAGCCTTACGTTTTACTTTAGTAAACCTCAAGTCATCTATATGTATAGGCAGCGCGTAATAGTGGAACACTTCCTGGAAAGCGGAGGTGTGAACTTGGATGACTTTTTTGAAGTGGACTTTTGGGAAATGATTATGAGGACGACAGTTACATTTATTGTCCTGCTCATACTCGCGCGTTTTATGGGTAAGAAACAAATCTCCCAGCTGACATTTTTCCATTATGTAACGGGTATTACAATTGGTTCCATTGCGGCAGATATCGCTGGTGAAACCAGAACCCCATTTTTGGATGGACTCGTAGCGATGATTTGGTGGGCGATTCTGACAATGTTGATGAGCTACATTGCATTTAAATCTAAAAAAGCACGGATTCTTCTTGATGATCAGCCTACTATCGTAGTGTATGAAGGGAAAATAGTTGAACAATCCCTAAAGAAGTTGCGTCTCCATCTTAATGATTTGAGTATGATGCTGCGTGAACAAAGCATTTTTTCAATTAAAGATGTCCATTATGCAATACTAGAAACAAACGGACAGTTAAGTGTCATGAAAAAAGCGGGAGAAGAACCGGCAACGAAAAAGGACGTAAATGCCCCTGCACCACCACCCAAGTATATTCCGACTGAAGTAATAGCAGAGGGTAAGCTAACGAACAAGAATTTAACGGAACTTAACTTGACAGAAGAGTGGTTGTACGAACAATTGAAAAAGCAAGGCATCGGAAAAGTTGAAAGTATATTTTTTGCTGAAGTCCAAACAGATGGGAGTCTTCATATCGATATGAAATCCGAGGAAGCAAAGTAATGAGAAGCGTCGTAAAAAGGGGTCAACCCGGTTTTACGACGTTTCTCTTATGGTATTCAATTTTACTGAACAGCGCACATAATTGCAGAGACACCTGTCTCAATTGCTGCTTTACTTACCGCTTGTGTGACGGCAGTTACAACCCGTTCATCAAAAGGATCGGGCACAATATAGTCATCACGCAATTCGGATTCACTAATCAATGAAGCGATGGCAAAAGTCGCTGCCAATTTCATACTTTCATTTATTTCCGATGCCCTGACATCCAGTGCCCCCCTGAAAATACCAGGAAAAGCAAGGACGTTATTCACTTGATTTGGATAATCAGATCTGCCTGTCGCAATAATGCGAACTCCATAATCCAGTGCTTTTGCTGGCTCGATTTCAGGGTCAGGATTGGCTAAAGCAAAGATAATCGAATCATGATTCATACAGTTAATAAGCTCTTTTGTTAAAATATTGGCGGCAGAAACACCAATAAATACATCCGCACCCGTCATCGCAACTCGTAAAGAACCTTCTAAGCCATATGGATTTGTTATTTCAGCGATATCATCTTTAGTCGGATTCATGCCTTCTGGCCGTCCTTTGTAAATGATGCCTTTTGAATCACAGATGACGATTTGTTCAAAACCGATATTCCGCAGATGTTTGACAATTGCGATCCCGGCAGCTCCAGCCCCATTAACGACTATTTTAACCGAATTCATATTTTTACCGACAACTTTTAACGCATTTAATAATCCGGCACCAACAACAATTGCAGTACCGTGTTGGTCATCATGAAAGACAGGGATATCACATTCTTCACGTAGCCTTTTTTCAATTTCAAAGCAGCGCGGAGCCGAAATATCTTCTAAATTGATGCCGCCGAATGTCGGGCTGATGGCTTTGATGGTCTGTACGATGGTATCTACATCTTTAGTGCCTAAACAGATTGGAAAAGAGTCGATATTGGCGTATCTTTTTAATAGCAGGGCTTTCCCTTCCATTACGGGAAGTGCTGCTTCGGGTCCTATATCACCCAAACCTAGCACGGCTGTTCCGTCGGTAATAACTGCCACTAGATTCCCTTTGATGGTATAATCATATACTGCAGAGGGGTTTTTAGCGATTTCTAAACACGGCTCTGCTACTCCGGGAGAATATGCTAAGCTGAGATCTACACTGTTTTCAAGCGGGACCTTTGACACGGTTTCCATTTTTCCGTTATGAAGTCGATGCATTTCTAATGAAGAACGATAATGACCCGTCATTGAACATACCCCATTCCAATCAGTATTTTTATCTGTTGTTATAAATTATTAGCATGAACAAGGAAAAAATACAAGTCAGAAAATTTGAATCGGTTTGATAGTTTTGAAAGTGGAGCGCTTACATTGCCTTTGTTATAATGTTTATCTGATAGCGAACTTTTTTGTTGAAAACCGGTGTTTTAAAGGCATGAACTGAAAGTAGAAGAGTATCATATGTAAAAGTCTTAATCGTTGGTGTGTTGCAGTTAGCGGGCATGTCCTGTAAGGTGCACGGCCTTGGAGTATGAAATATACGGAACTTTCGAGGAGTGTAAGACTCACTGTTGGGAGTTGGATTTTTATCATTGGGGACCTTTCGGCATAGGGACTGTCATCGTCCCCTTTGCCATCAAGGTCCTGCATAACTCTAGTTTTATAATACCGGCTACCAGTATGCGTACTTTCGAGTTCATGGAAGTACGTTTTTTTATAGTCTAGGGTCCGGCATTTTACGTTTTTCTCAGAGTACTTCCCATTTGCGTTTTTCGGCTATTGCTAGTAATCGTGGTTCTGGTCGAACAGCAACAGGATTCCCCACAAGTTCTAGGACAGACAGATCGGAAAGACTATCCCCGTACGCGAAGCTATTTTGCCAATCGATTTTTTTGCCTTCGAGCACTTCATTGATCTTTTCATTTTTTCGTGACCCCTGTATATGATAAATCGGTGTTCGATTATCAATTTTACCAGCTTTCATAGGGATTTCAGTACCGATGATTGTGTCAAACTGCAATTCCTTTGTGACAGATTGCAAAAGAGAGGTGTATGCACCGGAGACAAGCATGATATGTATATTTTCAGCGGCATGTTGTTTCAAACGTCTAATGACTTCAAGATTAAAGCCTTGTCGTACCTTATCGGTCAATTCTTCGAAATAGGCATCTAATTCCTTTACGGACATTATCCCCAAAGCGTTTAAGTAGATTTGCATTGAACGTTCTTTCATTTTGGCTTCTGGAACCAGCTTTAACTTATGCCCGATAAAAGGCGGAAGGATGGCCCGGTAAAATTGTTTGTAATTAGTATGATAGACGGGATGGTATCTTAAATGGCCCATTAATAATTGAAAAGTTTCATCTGAATAGAGTGTTCCATCAAAATCGAATATCGCGACTCGCATAAAAATCCCCTTTTTCTTGTAATTTGTAATTAATTCCTTCGTTTCATCATACAGCGTTTGTATTGTAGAGGCAATTTGAGGATAATAAGGGGAGAGAGCGAGGAGTTTATTAAAATGAAAAAAAACCATAAGAACTCAGCAAGCAGGGCAGAAGATACTTCTGCTTATGCAGTGAAAGAACCGATAACATTATTGCCTTTTTTATTGGAAATGATGTCTAAAAGTAGCAGGAATTCAGTGAAGTCAATACTGACACGCGGGCAAGTGACAGTTGATGGAAGAATGGTAACACAACATAATCATCCACTCATACCTGGACAACGTGTTGAAATACTTAAAAACAAGGCAGCGATGAAAGAGGACACGCTCGTCGGTGTAACAATTTTGCACGAAGATGATGATATTATCGTTATTAATAAAGAAGCAGGTCTGTTATCGGTCGCTTCGAAAAACCCTGAAGACATGACTGCCTATAGACAGCTAATGGATTATGTGAAAGAAACCAATCAACGGAACCGGGTTTATATTGTTCACCGTCTGGACAGGGATACTTCGGGTGTAATGTTATTCGCCAAAAATGAGGAAGTGAAAAACGCATTGCAGGCTGCTTGGAGCGATGTGGTAAAAGAACGTGTATATACTGCACTTGTTCAAGGTGTCGTTAGAAAAAAAGAAGGTACGATTTCATCATGGCTAAAAGAAAGTAAAACATTTAAGGTGTACTCAAATCCCACTGACAATGGGGGGCAACACGCTGTAACCCACTACAAAACGATACAGTCGAATAGTAACTTCACTTTACTCGAAGTTCAACTTGAAACAGGACGTAAAAATCAGATTCGGGTTCATATGGAAGACCTTGGTCACCCAATTGTTGGTGATAAGAAATACGGTTCTACTGTTAATCCCATCAAACGGATCGGCCTGCATGCAACAGCATTGGCACTTTTGCATCCGCGAACTGGGGAACTTGTCCGTTTTAAGGCGGATGTGCCTACTTCACTTATTGCTAAGTCAAAATGATCGGTTGGTGTATTCATGAAAATCACTTCATATGATGATTTAGAGCAGGCGGAGATGGTACTCTCGTTTGGCAAGCAAAAAATGTCCGTATCGATCTTTAAGATAGATGGGTTATTAATTGATACTGGACCAGCAAAAATGAAAGCACAGCTCTTGCCCTTGTTTGACCAGTGGGATATAACGAAAGTAATCTTAACGCACCACCATGAAGATCATACGGGGCTGGCCTATTGGCTTCAAGAAAATAAGAAAGTCCCAATCTATATTCACGAGTCAGGAATCACAGATTGCGAAAAGCGTATGAAGTTACCCTTTTATCGAAAGGTTTTCTGGGGAGAAAGAAAGCCGTTTCAACCTATTGCATTGAAGGATACGATTACTTCAGTTAACCATAACTGGGATATTATTCATACACCTGGTCACGCACACGATCATGTCGCATTGTTTAATAAAGAAAAAGGTTGGATGTTTGGCGGCGATTTGTATATACAACCCACCCCGAAAAGCTTATTTGCATTTGAATCTGTTCCCGAGATCATTACGTCATTAAAAAAAATATTGACGTATGATTTTGAAACATATATTTGTTCTCATGCAGGAGTTAAAATCAATGGCAGGCAAGCGATTGAGAATAAGCTTGGGTATTTGGAAAAGGTACAATTACAAGTTCAATCACTTCACAATCAAGGCATGGGCCCACATGCGATAAGGCAAAAACTATTTCCAAAAAGTCATCCAATGCACTATTTATCTTTTTTTGAAAATTCACCGCGACATTTCGTTAATTCGATTTTGAAATAATCGTATGAATGCCACGGAAATGATAACCAGAAACGATTTAGCTATCGCAAATCAATAAACGTTTATAAAGAATAACTTTTACTGTCATGCGGAGTTGTAAATAGTGAAGTTAATTATAGACCGAAAAATCAGGTGTTGACCACGATTGTAGTCAACACCTGATTTTTTTGCTGTTATTGGATATTGTTGGACGGCATACCAGGCTGTCCTTGTGAAGAAGCGAACGAATTCAATAATTGTTGCATATCTTGTTCAGCAAGTTGCGGTACTTGATAATAATGATGCTTGTTTTGATAAATCGACAGTTCATAAGCCATTTCTATACAATTCGGCACAGAATCAGCAAGTACACGGCGGACAACCGGATTGCATGTTTCTGTTGCAGCCATTGTCTTCATCGATGCGCCGGCTTTGGCAGAACCTAGCAAAAATCCTGAAATGATTTCATCGGAAATATCCGCTGTAGACTGCATCGGTTTTTTAGGTTGTGAAGGCTTCATGCCATACACAAAGTCGTTACCTTGTTTCATCTCATACCTTCCAGTAGGGTGCGAAGGATCCTGCCCGGATTTAAAGCATTCGACTGTAATATTATATTCGTCTAAAGAGAAACGGTATTGACGATCCAGAATATCAAGTAACTCGGGATCCTTCACGTGTGGACGCAGCAACATTGCTTGGTTGAGGCATGCAACAGTTCCAGATAATGCCTCATGAACGTCGAATAGTTCATGCCCACCGTGATTCATTTGTTGGGGAACAGTGCCTGTTTGCATGTTTTGGTGAGTTTGTTGATGCGATTGGTCGAATGGGTTTTGTGTCACTTCTAAAATTCCTCCTTGTTTTCATTAATTTTCATCAATGTCAGTATGGTTATTAGTGAGAAAGTTATGCGTGAAAGTTGTGAAACAAAAAGAATCTATGCATAATATCCTTCTGACAAAAATAGTCTTAGGTAGAGGACATTTTTGTCAACGAAAGGCAGATGATAAGTATGCAGATTCATGTGGTTCAAAAAGGACAAAGTTTGTATGGAATATCTCAAGCGTATGGCATTAATTATCAGGAAATTGCGCAAGCGAACGAATTACCGGATCCTTCACGTATCGTTGTAGGCCAAGCATTAGTCATACCGATTACTGGAAGTTATCATTGGGTTCAGCCGGGTCAGTCGCTTTATGTGATTGCTGGAATGTACGGCTTGACAGTCAATGAGCTCGCAACAATCAATCGGCTGTCCATATCGCAAAACCTGCGTATTGGTCAACGCCTTTATATTCCGCAAAAACCGAAAACGACAGCTGAAGCATTATTGTATGTCGAACCTCGAAATCCAGTCACACAAACGATGATTGACGAAGTTAGACAAAGAGTAGATTCGTTGACTTATCTTGCTATGTTCAGCTATGAGGCACAAAGGGATGGATCATTAAAGGCACCCCCGCTCGATGATATCCCGGCAATAGCGAGTGCTGCGGGTGCAGCGAATGCACTTGTTGTAAGTAACTTGGAGAATTTTGCATTTAATGCGGATCTTGCACATGTATTATTTACGGATGCAGCGGCTCAAAATCGCTTATTCGGTAATCTTATTCAAGTGGCTAACGAAGTCGGTTATAAAGACATTCATTTTGACTTTGAATTATTATATCCAGAGGATCGCGAACTGTATAACAGTTTTCTGCGACAGGCAAGAGATCGTTTTCATCAGGCAGGATTCACAATTTCTACCGCACTTGCGCCAATGACCAGTGACGTCAGAACAGGAATTTACGGGGCTCATGATTATCATGCACATGGAGAAATTGTAGATTTTGTTTCTCTGATGACCTATGAATGGGGCTATACGTACAGCGATCCGCAAGCTGTCAGCCCAATTGGTCCTGTTCGGAACGTCATTGAATATGCAGTTAGTCAAATTCCAAACGGAAAAATATTCTTAGGGCAAAATTTATATGGTTACGACTGGACTTCACCTTATCCGAGCCAAGGCGGTTCTCCCGCCAAAGCGCTAAGTCCGCAACAGGCGCTTGCGATAGCGATTGCGCAAGAGGTCGATATCCAATACGACTATGTAGCGCAGGCACCTCATTTCACGTATACCGAAGGAGGCGTACACCATGAAGTATGGTTTGAGGATGCTCGTAGCATTCAAGCAAAATTTGATTTGATTAAAGAATTCAACTTACGCGGAATTATGTATTGGAAGCTAGGCTTAGCATTCCCTCAAAATTGGCTATTATTAAAAGATAACTTTAACATACGTAAAGTTGACTAAAAAAATGAACCGCGATTGCCAAGGCAACCGCGGTTCATTTTTCATTTACCTAGTCTTTATTGATATAATTGATGACATTTGTCAGCAACTCTACGTCTGGATTGAAAATTAAAACAGGCAAGAAAGCGAAAGTCATTAGTAACATCACATTCGCGCCTATAAATGCACGCAGTATCTTTTTAATTCCCATAAACCTTCTCCCTCTTTCTCCTAGTTATAATTTTCCAATAACACCTGACAGCCACATTGTTAAATATATGCTTCATCAACTGTTAAATGAATAACTAAATAATACTCTCCCTTTAGAACAAAGTAAATAATTTAATTTCTCATTCATATTTAAGACACAATGATGTATAATTACTGACTCCACTTCAAAATAATGTTGTGTAAATTCATGATTTCAGAGATAATACTAAAAATGAATAAAATTTTAGAACTATCTTTTTATTAGGACAGTGGGGGTTAAGCGGTTCCCACTTTAACTTATACAAGGAAGGGATGAGCGCCGAATGACGAAGTTGAATGAAACTCATACAGACAATAAAAAAAGAGCAAATGATTATGTCCATGAAGTCTATGAATTGATCAAGAAAAGAAATCCAGATGAAAAAGAATTCTTACAAGCAACAAGAGAAATTTTCGATTCACTTCGACCTGTTTTTTCCAAGCATCCCGACTATATTTCAAATGGTATTCTGGAACGTATTACAGAACCGGAGCGTATTATAATTTTCCGGGTTGCATGGGAAGATGATAAAGGAAAAGTTCATGTGAACCGAGGATTCCGTGTTCAGTTTAATAGTGATCTTGGCCCCTATAAAGGGGGCATCCGATTCCATCCGTCCGTAAATAGCAGCATCATGAAGTTTCTGGCATTTGAACAGATATTTAAAAACGCATTAACAGGCCAACCGATTGGTGCAGGCAAAGGCGGATCTGACTTTGATCCAAAAGGAAAGTCAGACCGTGAAATTATGCGCTTCACTCAAAGCTTCATAACTGAGTTAAGTAAATATATTGGTGCGGATATTGATGTTCCCGCTGGCGATATTGGTGTTGGCAGAAGAGAAATCGGTTATATGTTTGGCCAGTATAATCGCATGAAAGGTGGGTACAAGGCAGGCGTATTCACCGGGAAAGATCCAAATCATGGCGGTAGCCTAGGACGGAAAGAAGCAACAGGTTATGGGACCATCTATTTTGTTGAAGAGATGTTAAAAGAAGCAGGCTTAAGTTTTGAAGGAAAAAAGGTTATTGTTTCAGGGTCAGGCAATGTTTCCACTTATGCAATTGAAAAAGCAATGCAGTTAGGTGCAACCGTACTAGCTTGCAGTGATTCAGCCGGTTATATTTATGACGAAAATGGAATTAATCTTGAAACGTTGAAGCGTTTGAAAGAAGTCGAGGGCAAACGGATTTCGGAATATATTAAAGAACATCCGGATGCTAAGTATCATGAAGATTGTTCCGCAATCTGGTCGATTCCATGTGATATTGCTCTGCCATGTGCTACGCAAAATGAGATTGATGAGATAGCAGCGCGTATACTTATCGCAAATGGTGTAAAAGCAATTGGAGAAGGTGCGAATATGCCCTGCACGCTGGAGGCTATGTCTGTATTCCACGAACACAAAGTATTATTTGCACCTGCAAAAGCTGCGAATGCGGGCGGTGTTGCCGTTTCAGCTATGGAGATGTCTCAAAATAGTATGCGTTTATCCTGGACGGTAGAAGAGGTTGACGAGAGACTTCAAGATGTTATGAAAAATATTTATACGAGTTGTTTGGATGCCGCAAAAACATACGGCCATCCTGGTAATCTGGTAATCGGTGCGAATATTGCAGGGTTTTTAAAAGTAGCAGATGCAATGGTAGCCCATGGTCTTAGTTAAGCTTATGCCAGCCCAATAAGAAGAGTACACGAGATATTGCTTGTGTACTCTTTTTTATTTGAACAAAATCGATCAAAACTATTGTGTTAATTTGAAAACATGTTATTATAAAAATACTTAATGGTGCATAAAGATGCAAATAGATGAATGGAAGGGGTTATAAATTATGAGTAAGAAAAAAGTGGTTTTAGCATATTCAGGCGGTTTAGATACATCAGTGGCGGTACAATGGCTAACGGAACAAGGATACGATGTTATTGCTTGTTGCCTTGATGTCGGAGAAGGGAAAGATTTGGACTTTATACAGGCAAAAGCATTACAAGTCGGTGCAGCGAAAAGTTATGTCATCGATGCCAAGGAAGAATTTGCACAGGAATATGCATTGTTATCACTTCAAGCCCAAACTTATTATGAAAACAAATATCCGCTTGTGTCGGCTCTTTCACGTCCGTTGATTTCAAAAAAACTCGTCGAGGTAGCGCATAAAGAAAACGCTACAGCTGTTGCACACGGCTGTACTGGTAAAGGGAACGATCAAGTCCGCTTTGAAGTGGCAATCAAAGCGTTAGATCCCTCATTGGAAGTCATTGCCCCTGTCCGTGAATGGAGCTGGTCACGTGAAGAGGAAATCGCTTATGCTAAAGAGAAGAATATACCGATTCCAATCGATTTGGATAGCCCCTATTCCGTCGATCAAAACTTATGGGGACGTGCAAATGAGTGCGGAATCTTGGAAGATCCTTGGGCGGCACCGCCCGAAGATGCATTTGGTCTTACGGTTTCAATTGAAAATGCACCTGATACTTCTGATGTCATTGAAATTGATTTTGTAAAAGGAGTACCTGTTAGTGTTGATGGGCAGAAATACCCGCTCGGTGAACTGATTCTGAAATTGAATGATATTGGTGGAAAACATGGAGTTGGAAGGATTGACCATGTGGAAAACCGCCTTGTTGGTATCAAATCACGTGAGGTATATGAATGTCCAGGAGCAATTATATTGCTGAAAGCACATAAGGAATTGGAAGATCTAACACTTGTTAAAGAACTGGCTCATTTCAAACCAATCATTTCACAAAAATTGAGTGAGTTAATTTATAATGGTCTTTGGTTCTCACCACTTAGAGATGCTTTGGAAGCATTCATTAAAGACACGCAGCAGTATGTTAATGGAACAGTGCGCGTGAAGTTATTCAAAGGGCATGCAATTGTTGAAGGCAGAAAGTCAGCAAATTCACTTTATGACATGAACTTGGCGACGTATACCTCTGATGATTCGTTCGATCAATCTGCGGCAGTAGGGTTTATCAAGCTTTGGGGCTTGCCGACAGAAGTGCATAGCATGGTTAACAAAAAGCAAACAGTGAAAAAGTAATTGACATATATTGATTAAACACTTTCTTAAATAAAGCACCTGTAAAGGGCATTTAGTGGTTTATAACAAAAGTAAGCAGTCATTTACTGGTCAACTTTAGATAATCAACCTATATATATTGAACAAATGAATACGACTTATACGTTTTACAAGTGCTTTTGGGAGGCTACTAAAAAGTCTTGATACTTGGAGTGAATTGAAATTTCTGCCAATAACGCTTCGGCGCTTTGTGGATGCCTCCCGCGATAAGCCGGAAAGGAGAGCACTTGGGAGGGATTGAATTGCATCCCTCCTTGCTCTTATCGCTCCGGCTACCACGAAGTCGAGCCTTCGCTGGATGGTCTATTTGAGAAAGCGCATATCGTTATCTGGGATGAAATCTGCAACCCGGAGTGCGTCTTTCTTGAGTATAATTCTATATGTTGAAATACTGAATCCGGTGTATAAACTGAGCGAAGGCGCCTTACAGGGGTAGCCGAAGCCATAAGACTAGCGGCGAAGCTGCTCGGCTTATGGCGGGAGGCATCCCCTAGCGCCGCAGCGGTTCAATGGAATTTTTTATAGTATCAACTAGTAATCACCTTATACTCTCGCCATCTACATCTCAAAATCACATTTTTCTTGATAATGAACACCCTAGCCCAGGCTTAAGGCGAAAGGCATCCCCAAAGCGCCAAGCGATCTACAATCCACACCCTGAATTACATCTTTCTCATTACTGCGCCACAGCAGATTCAATGGGATTCTTTTATTCAACATATATAGGT of the Sporosarcina sp. FSL K6-1508 genome contains:
- a CDS encoding HAD family hydrolase, which produces MVFFHFNKLLALSPYYPQIASTIQTLYDETKELITNYKKKGIFMRVAIFDFDGTLYSDETFQLLMGHLRYHPVYHTNYKQFYRAILPPFIGHKLKLVPEAKMKERSMQIYLNALGIMSVKELDAYFEELTDKVRQGFNLEVIRRLKQHAAENIHIMLVSGAYTSLLQSVTKELQFDTIIGTEIPMKAGKIDNRTPIYHIQGSRKNEKINEVLEGKKIDWQNSFAYGDSLSDLSVLELVGNPVAVRPEPRLLAIAEKRKWEVL
- a CDS encoding NAD(P)-dependent malic enzyme, with the protein product MTGHYRSSLEMHRLHNGKMETVSKVPLENSVDLSLAYSPGVAEPCLEIAKNPSAVYDYTIKGNLVAVITDGTAVLGLGDIGPEAALPVMEGKALLLKRYANIDSFPICLGTKDVDTIVQTIKAISPTFGGINLEDISAPRCFEIEKRLREECDIPVFHDDQHGTAIVVGAGLLNALKVVGKNMNSVKIVVNGAGAAGIAIVKHLRNIGFEQIVICDSKGIIYKGRPEGMNPTKDDIAEITNPYGLEGSLRVAMTGADVFIGVSAANILTKELINCMNHDSIIFALANPDPEIEPAKALDYGVRIIATGRSDYPNQVNNVLAFPGIFRGALDVRASEINESMKLAATFAIASLISESELRDDYIVPDPFDERVVTAVTQAVSKAAIETGVSAIMCAVQ
- a CDS encoding spore coat protein, with the protein product MQTGTVPQQMNHGGHELFDVHEALSGTVACLNQAMLLRPHVKDPELLDILDRQYRFSLDEYNITVECFKSGQDPSHPTGRYEMKQGNDFVYGMKPSQPKKPMQSTADISDEIISGFLLGSAKAGASMKTMAATETCNPVVRRVLADSVPNCIEMAYELSIYQNKHHYYQVPQLAEQDMQQLLNSFASSQGQPGMPSNNIQ
- a CDS encoding MBL fold metallo-hydrolase, which encodes MKITSYDDLEQAEMVLSFGKQKMSVSIFKIDGLLIDTGPAKMKAQLLPLFDQWDITKVILTHHHEDHTGLAYWLQENKKVPIYIHESGITDCEKRMKLPFYRKVFWGERKPFQPIALKDTITSVNHNWDIIHTPGHAHDHVALFNKEKGWMFGGDLYIQPTPKSLFAFESVPEIITSLKKILTYDFETYICSHAGVKINGRQAIENKLGYLEKVQLQVQSLHNQGMGPHAIRQKLFPKSHPMHYLSFFENSPRHFVNSILK
- a CDS encoding PTS fructose transporter subunit IIABC yields the protein MKITQLLTEATIILDVEATSKQDVLTELINQFERAGNLNDKGGFTKDILAREEQSTTGIGDGIAIPHAKSAAVKVPGIAFGRSLPGIDYASLDGQPAHLFFMIAASEGANNDHLEALSRLATFLMDANFREKVLKATSKSEILQAVNDKEAELDGPEEVDEAFRVSASKILAVTACPTGIAHTYMAAQKLNEKAKEMGISLKVETNGSSGVKNRLTDAEIEGADAIIVAADTKVEMARFNGKPVIQTKVGKAIYETEELLTRAVRADAPIYKHDKSKDTAETSETKNGFYKHLMNGVSNMLPFVVGGGILIALSFFWGINSSDPNSADYNAFAAMLNTIGGGNAFFLMVPVLAGFIASSIAERPGFAPGMVGGLIAITVTGVDGVSGGSGFLGGIIAGFLAGYVTVLVKKAFAVLPDALEGLKPVLFYPVFSIAITGLIMMLINPPLTKLYTGMSAFLEGLGGTNQVLVGILLGAMMAIDMGGPINKAAYTFGIAMLDAQNFEFIATVMAAGMVPPLGMAIATTLFKKRFTKQEREAGKTAYVLGACFITEGVIPFAAADPARVIPASVVGAALTGGLTMLFDIGLRAPHGGVFVMGLVEGGVGKVLLYALAIIAGAVVTGLLAGILKKNKMQAI
- a CDS encoding YetF domain-containing protein; translation: MDDFFEVDFWEMIMRTTVTFIVLLILARFMGKKQISQLTFFHYVTGITIGSIAADIAGETRTPFLDGLVAMIWWAILTMLMSYIAFKSKKARILLDDQPTIVVYEGKIVEQSLKKLRLHLNDLSMMLREQSIFSIKDVHYAILETNGQLSVMKKAGEEPATKKDVNAPAPPPKYIPTEVIAEGKLTNKNLTELNLTEEWLYEQLKKQGIGKVESIFFAEVQTDGSLHIDMKSEEAK
- a CDS encoding RluA family pseudouridine synthase translates to MKKNHKNSASRAEDTSAYAVKEPITLLPFLLEMMSKSSRNSVKSILTRGQVTVDGRMVTQHNHPLIPGQRVEILKNKAAMKEDTLVGVTILHEDDDIIVINKEAGLLSVASKNPEDMTAYRQLMDYVKETNQRNRVYIVHRLDRDTSGVMLFAKNEEVKNALQAAWSDVVKERVYTALVQGVVRKKEGTISSWLKESKTFKVYSNPTDNGGQHAVTHYKTIQSNSNFTLLEVQLETGRKNQIRVHMEDLGHPIVGDKKYGSTVNPIKRIGLHATALALLHPRTGELVRFKADVPTSLIAKSK